A single genomic interval of Mauremys reevesii isolate NIE-2019 linkage group 24, ASM1616193v1, whole genome shotgun sequence harbors:
- the RUSC1 gene encoding RUN and SH3 domain-containing protein 1: MLSPKKGLLCNLNHIHLQHISLGLHLSRRPELQEGPVTMAPGDQTGCNDCQENCGALEQVDANSNNTSMQCRCCKSHPQQTPTLDLRNQPLLEDFPSLPIEEEVASPSDPASSSVSSCSDFSLDDTPVSVYCKAFPGEEALSPDNQPNIVPLEDAHDAPSLTDKGELSDGRDANLNLQVQERPDPGARETPDSLCSSSLLDSASDDADSPSGDGQETMAELLPTSVCAELDSNCNALPALRIQPSGLSALAPGKRVPCLNSSVRAPPPVPPRAKRGLHRSGVERPAPTEVPPGDQCRDATRKNVTSFHELAQKRKRNTAGPPTPQARKDRSDWLIVFSPDKELPPPNELTCCSTLCPEPPGHQLQPDEQAKPPSCSQREVTTFKELRYRNAINKQKGQLAWEPGDRAAYQEQPEPQQAAMGRDVSSGRSRLQGPDGVLAPQLDGHLLALTESHQTRRQSRPGLQPITEGLPGDAEEGGRPLEGYILRRNMPGSGCDKEALGWRLGGPEGDLWVSGKAQRGHRACKEVRHSQSFAGVPGAGQHWMANADRAYDHLREQKKALLVGISASVEKLIAHFSTARSLVQKTQLGDSWLNPDVSYLLLNTLCPALYALVVDGLKPFQKDIITGQRRSSPWSVVEASVKLGPGTRPLHSLYWQVSQLAPLRSSRQRFHAFILGLLNIKQLELWLSHLQKSSDVISVLYLPTAFFSLSHGPCPHLARELLLLVQPLSVLTFHLDLLFEHHHLPVDVRPLPRRPDSPHSHPFGPALVAAPAQGRDPSDQAEGAEGGASPEHQLPTDGSRRAALVGSEESARSQYSAAATKSPPSLPAGVALKQTFQQVLQWGEQITQTLLGPECPAEPETHQQPVPQDTGERRGSWWEQLSQASEVYTTATKERFPFARWTKLRVAAGDTSSSLAAPPHGSSQASANEFGARGGEGASGTDLQLLKPRAGEGGAEAPGPTPSSEAGSLEAPHAEELPPQARTKGCAGPRETEPLEPPASKPCLPPSEELAPDGSQAATPNLNMGGSPVRPTWLGRLFGATCLPADSDTSAAKARRPSSWLPPSVNVLALVLKGGPSEKAWPQEQQEKKASDSPQLHRAVRALCDHTGAGDDHLSFRRGDVLQLLATVDEDWIRCCHGNNTGLVPVGYTSLIL, encoded by the exons ATGCTGTCCCCAAAGAAAGGTCTGCTGTGCAACCTCAACCACATCCACCTGCAGCACATCTCCCTGGGGCTGCACCTCTCCCGTCGACCCGAGCTCCAGGAGGGCCCTGTCACGATGGCTCCGGGAGACCAGACAGGCTGCAACGACTGCCAGGAGAACTGTGGTGCCTTGGAGCAAGTCGACGCCAACTCCAACAACACCTCCATGCAGTGCCGGTGCTGCAAGTCCCACCCGCAGCAGACCCCAACACTGGATCTCCGGAATCAGCCTCTCCTGGAAGATTTCCCTTCCCTGCCCATTGAGGAGGAGGTGGCTTCCCCTTCAGACCCGGCTTCCtcctctgtcagcagctgctCCGATTTCAGTTTGGATGACACGCCAGTCTCTGTTTACTGCAAGGCATTCCCCGGTGAAGAGGCCCTATCTCCTGACAATCAGCCAAACATCGTCCCCCTGGAGGATGCCCACGATGCTCCCTCACTGACTGACAAAGGGGAACTGTCTGATGGGAGAGATGCTAACCTCAACCTCCAGGTACAAGAACGACCAGATCCTGGGGCCCGGGAGACCCCAGACAGcctgtgcagcagcagtttgCTTGACTCCGCATCTGATGATGCTGACTCTCCCAGTGGGGATGGGCAGGAGACCATGgcagaactgctccccaccagcgTCTGTGCTGAGTTGGACTCCAACTGCAATGCCCTGCCTGCCCTAAGAATCCAACCATCTGGTCTGTCTGCGCTAGCACCAGGAAAGCGGGTCCCCTGTCTGAACAGTTCAGTGAGGgctccccccccagtgcccccgaGGGCTAAGAGAGGGCTgcacaggagtggagtggagaggccTGCCCCAACAGAGGTGCCCCCTGGAGACCAGTGCAGAGATGCCACTCGGAAGAATGTCACCTCATTCCATGAGTTGGCTCAGAAGCGGAAGAGGAACACAGCTGGGCCACCCACCCCACAGGCCAGGAAGGACCGAAGCGACTGGCTAATTGTATTCTCCCCCGACAAGGAGCTGCCGCCCCCCAACGAGCTCACCTGCTGCAGCACCCTGTGCCCAGAGCCACCTGGGCACCAGCTGCAGCCCGATGAGCAGGCAaagccccccagctgcagccagaggGAGGTGACCACGTTCAAGGAGCTCCGGTACCGCAATGCCATCAACAAGCAGAAGGGCCAgctggcctgggagccaggggacagAGCAGCATACCAggagcagcctgagccccagcaagcaGCAATGGGCAGAGACGTCTCCAGTGGCCGCAGCAGGCTCCAGGGCCCCGACggggtgctggctccacagctggATGGGCACCTCCTGGCACTTACGGAAAGCCACCAGACGAGGAGGCAGTCTcggcctgggctgcagcccatcACAGAGGGGCTGCCGGGTGATGCAGAGGAAGGGGGGCGACCCCTGGAGGGCTACATCCTGAGGAGAAACATGCCTGGGTCTGGCTGTGATAAGGAGGCACTGGGCTGGAGGCTCGGGGGACCGGAGGGGGATCTCTGGGTATCGGGGAAGGCCCAGAGAGGACACAGAGCCTGCAAGGAGG tCAGACATTCTCAGTCCTTTGCCGGTGTTCCAGGGGCAGGCCAGCACTGGATGGCAAATGCAGACAGAGCCTATGACCATCTGAGAGAGCAAAAGAAAG CCCTGCTGGTTGGCATCAGCGCCTCCGTGGAGAAGCTCATTGCTCACTTCAGCACGGCAAGGAGCCTGGTGCAGAAG ACGCAGCTGGGCGACAGCTGGCTAAACCCAGATGTGAGCTACCTGCTGCTCAACACCCTGTGCCCGGCACTCTATGCCCTGGTGGTAGATGGGTTGAAGCCCTTCCAGAAGGACATCATCACGGGCCAGAGGAGGAGCTCGCCCTGGAGCGTGGTGGAGGCCTCGGTCAAGCTGG GCCCCGGCACTAGGCCCCTGCACTCGCTGTACTGGCAGGTGTCCCAGCTGGCTCCCCTCCGCAGCAGCAGGCAGAGGTTCCACGCCTTCATACTCGGCCTTCTGAA CATAAAGCAGCTGGAACTGTGGCTCTCCCACCTGCAGAAGAGCTCAG ATGTCATCTCTGTCCTCTACCTGCCCACGGCCTTCTTCTCCCTGAGCCACGGCCCCTGCCCGCACTTGGCCCGTGAGCTGTTGCTCCTCGTCCAGCCCCTCTCTGTGCTGACCTTTCACCTCGACCTGCTCTTCGAGCACCATCACCTGCCCGTGGATGTGCGGCCCCTGCCCCGCAGGCCGGactccccccacagccacccctttGGCCCTGCCCTGGTGGCTGCTCCCGCACAGGGCCGGGACCCTAGTGACCAGGCCGAGGGGGCCGAAGGTGGTGCTAGCCCAGAGCACCAGCTGCCCACCGATGGCTCCAGGAGGGCAGCCCTGGTGGGCTCGGAGGAAAGCGCTAGATCCCAGTACAGCGCAGCAGCCACCAAATCACCCCCCAGCCTCCCGGCAGGCGTCGCCCTGAAGCAGACGTTCCAGCAGGTGCTGCAGTGGGGGGAGCAGATCACCCAGACGCTTCTGGGACCTGAGTGTCCTGCCGAGCCTGAGACACACCAGCAGCCTGTCCCACAGgacacaggagagaggaggggcagcTGGTGGGAGCAGCTAAGCCAGGCCTCCGAGGTCTACACCACGGCCACGAAGGAAAGGTTTCCCTTCGCCCGCTGGACAAAGCTGCGGGTGGCTGCAGGGGACACCAGCTCCAGCCTCGCTGCTCCGCCCCACGGATCCAGCCAGGCTTCCGCGAATGAGTTCggtgctcggggaggggagggggccagCGGCACAGACCTGCAGCTCCtcaagcccagagctggggaaggtggTGCTGAGGCTCCAGGTCCAACACCCTCCAGCGAGGCAGGAAGCTTGGAGGCTCCTCATGCGGAAGAGCTGCCGCCGCAGGCCAGGACCAAGGGATGTGCAGGCCCCAGGGAGACTGAGCCACTGGAGCCCCCTGCCAGCAAGCCATGCCTGCCTCCGTCCGAGGAGCTGGCCCCTGATGGGAGCCAGGCGGCCACGCCCAACCTGAACATGGGCGGCTCCCCCGTCCGCCCTACCTGGCTGGGCCGACTCTTTGGGGCCACGTGTCTGCCTGCCGACTCTGACACCAGTGCAGCCAAGGCCAG GAGACCTTCCAGCTGGCTGCCCCCCAGTGTGAACGTTCTTGCCCTGGTTCTGAAGGGGGGGCCCTCGGAGAAGGCCTGGCCTCAGgaacagcaagagaagaaagcGTCTGACTCGCCTCAGCTGCACAG GGCTGTGCGGGCGCTGTGTGACCACACTGGGGCTGGCGACGATCACCTGAGCTTCAGGAGAGGGGACGTCCTGCAGCTCCTAGCCACAGTGGATGAGGACTGGATCCGCTGTTGCCATGGAAACAACACTGGCCTAGTTCCTGTTGGCTACACGTCCCTGATTTTATGA